From the genome of Leptospiraceae bacterium, one region includes:
- a CDS encoding SUMF1/EgtB/PvdO family nonheme iron enzyme: protein MKKTEKKKLSLISFGFSFLLLTGTILSEPIYYILQDSLAIKQTEENKKVRKPAPLDQSLPENWKFGECIEDIPGMKCIPAGEFIRGSNRFEKDERPEEKVYLSEYYIDIYEVTNEDFQKCFEAGKCKDCLKTGKCKQVRPNYGWRYTRPQQPMVGISWYSAKEYCEFVGKRLPTEAEWEKAARGPDGNLYPWGNEVADCKRAVIEEKGHKGCLPRITEKDWHMHTDNVGTRPPGIYGLFDMAGNSWEWVSDYYTSSYAKCGDSCRGNDPKGPCEGKEPCKGFHRRVVKGGAWWWPGSISRASRRRSHIPENHPEFHHFGFRCAKDSKYRN from the coding sequence ATGAAAAAAACCGAAAAAAAGAAATTATCTCTTATTTCTTTCGGGTTTTCCTTTTTATTACTTACAGGAACCATTCTTTCCGAGCCGATTTATTATATTCTCCAGGATTCTCTGGCTATCAAGCAAACAGAAGAGAATAAAAAAGTCAGAAAGCCCGCTCCGCTGGATCAGAGTCTTCCGGAAAACTGGAAGTTCGGAGAATGTATAGAAGACATTCCCGGTATGAAGTGCATACCCGCAGGAGAGTTTATCCGGGGAAGTAATCGTTTTGAAAAAGATGAAAGACCGGAAGAAAAGGTCTATTTATCTGAATATTATATAGACATTTATGAGGTAACTAATGAGGATTTTCAAAAATGTTTTGAGGCTGGTAAATGTAAAGATTGCCTTAAAACCGGAAAATGCAAGCAGGTTCGTCCGAATTACGGTTGGAGATATACCCGCCCTCAGCAACCTATGGTAGGAATTAGCTGGTATTCGGCAAAAGAATACTGTGAATTTGTAGGAAAGCGGTTACCTACAGAAGCAGAATGGGAAAAGGCTGCCAGGGGCCCGGACGGAAACCTTTATCCCTGGGGAAACGAAGTAGCTGATTGTAAGCGGGCTGTAATCGAAGAAAAAGGTCACAAGGGTTGTTTACCCCGGATAACCGAAAAAGACTGGCATATGCACACGGATAATGTGGGAACGAGGCCACCCGGAATATACGGTCTTTTTGATATGGCCGGAAATTCCTGGGAATGGGTAAGCGATTATTATACATCCTCCTATGCGAAATGTGGTGATTCCTGTCGGGGAAATGACCCAAAGGGTCCCTGTGAAGGAAAAGAACCCTGCAAGGGCTTTCATCGTAGAGTTGTAAAGGGAGGAGCCTGGTGGTGGCCGGGTTCGATTTCCAGGGCTTCCAGAAGACGTTCTCATATTCCGGAAAATCATCCGGAGTTTCACCATTTCGGTTTTCGCTGTGCAAAAGACTCCAAATACAGGAATTAA
- the asd gene encoding aspartate-semialdehyde dehydrogenase — translation MRKVKVGILGATGSVGQRFIQLLENHEFFEVVALGASERSMGKTYGEVMSSRWKISGNIPEYAKNITIVECIPEQMKDVKLVFSGMDATVAGEVETEFAKAGVMVISNSKNHRYDKNVPILSAEVNPEHLEVLKFQDTPGKIITNSNCTIMGVTITLKPLMEHFGIESMALFSMQAISGAGYPGVPSMDILGNVIPFIGGEEDKAEKEPLKCLGEVKNGEIVNANFPISAHCNRVPVFDGHTVCISIKLKKKASREEILKVWNEFKGEPQKLNLPLAPEKPIIYREETDRPQPRLDLDTGKGMAVTVGRLREDKIFDFKYVVFSHNTIRGAAGAAILNAELMYKKDLI, via the coding sequence ATGAGAAAAGTCAAGGTCGGTATTTTAGGTGCTACAGGTTCAGTAGGACAGAGGTTTATACAACTTTTAGAGAATCATGAATTCTTCGAAGTAGTAGCTCTCGGTGCATCCGAAAGGAGTATGGGAAAAACCTATGGGGAAGTAATGAGTTCCCGCTGGAAAATTTCAGGGAATATCCCTGAGTATGCAAAAAATATTACCATAGTAGAATGTATACCTGAACAAATGAAAGATGTAAAACTGGTTTTCTCAGGTATGGACGCAACCGTTGCCGGAGAAGTAGAAACAGAATTTGCAAAAGCCGGTGTAATGGTAATTTCTAATTCAAAAAACCATCGCTACGATAAAAACGTTCCGATTCTCTCCGCTGAAGTGAACCCGGAACACCTTGAAGTCTTAAAATTTCAGGATACACCCGGAAAAATTATCACGAATTCTAACTGTACCATTATGGGTGTAACCATTACCTTAAAACCTCTCATGGAACATTTTGGTATCGAATCCATGGCTCTTTTCTCCATGCAAGCCATTTCCGGAGCCGGTTATCCGGGCGTGCCCAGTATGGATATTTTAGGAAATGTAATTCCCTTTATCGGAGGGGAAGAAGACAAGGCCGAAAAGGAACCCCTTAAATGTCTTGGAGAAGTAAAAAACGGAGAAATTGTTAATGCAAATTTTCCAATTTCTGCACATTGTAACCGTGTTCCGGTTTTTGATGGACATACAGTTTGCATCTCTATAAAGTTAAAGAAAAAGGCTTCCAGAGAAGAAATTTTAAAAGTCTGGAATGAATTTAAGGGGGAGCCTCAAAAGTTAAACCTTCCCCTGGCCCCGGAAAAACCCATTATATATAGAGAGGAAACCGATAGGCCACAACCCAGGCTGGATCTGGATACAGGAAAAGGAATGGCAGTAACTGTAGGACGTTTGAGGGAAGATAAAATATTTGATTTCAAATATGTAGTTTTCAGCCACAATACTATTCGTGGTGCTGCCGGTGCAGCTATTTTAAATGCGGAATTAATGTATAAAAAAGATTTAATATAA